The Pseudomonas kermanshahensis genome includes a window with the following:
- the fusA gene encoding elongation factor G, with protein MARTTAINRYRNIGICAHVDAGKTTTTERILFYTGLSHKMGEVHDGAATTDWMVQEQERGITITSAAVTTFWKGSVGQYDNYRVNVIDTPGHVDFTIEVERSLRVLDGAVVVFCGTSGVEPQSETVWRQANKYGVPRVVYVNKMDRAGANFLRVVGQIKNRLGHTPVPVQLAIGSEDNFQGQVDLIKMKAIYWNDDDKGTTYREEEIPADMLELAEEWRSNMVEAAAEASEELMNKYLEGEELTVEEIKAGLRARTLASEIVPAVCGSSFKNKGVPLVLDAVIDYLPAPTEIPAIQGINPDDKDLDKDDPAVRKDERHADDDEPFSALAFKIATDPFVGTLTFVRVYSGVLTSGDSVINSVKGKKERVGRMVQMHANQREEIKEVRAGDIAALIGMKDVTTGETLCNADKPIILERMDFPEPVISLSVEPKTKADQEKMGIALGKLAQEDPSFRVKTDEETGQTIISGMGELHLDILVDRMKREFNVEANIGKPQVSYREKITKSNVEIEGKFVRQSGGRGQFGHCWIRFSEPDVDEKGNITEGLVFTNEVVGGVIPKEFIAPIQKGIEEQMKNGVVAGYPLLGLKATVFDGSYHDVDSNEMAFKIAASMATKQLAQKGGGVVLEPIMKVEVVTPEDYLGDVMGDLSRRRGMIQGNEDSVSGKVITAEVPLGEMFGYATDVRSMSQGRASYSMEFSKYAEAPSNIVEALVKKQG; from the coding sequence ATGGCTCGTACTACAGCAATTAACCGCTACCGTAACATTGGTATCTGTGCCCACGTTGACGCGGGCAAGACCACCACTACCGAGCGGATCCTGTTCTACACAGGCCTGAGCCACAAGATGGGCGAGGTGCACGACGGCGCCGCGACCACCGACTGGATGGTTCAGGAGCAGGAGCGGGGTATTACCATTACCTCCGCTGCCGTAACTACCTTCTGGAAAGGCTCCGTTGGTCAGTACGACAACTACCGCGTAAACGTCATCGATACCCCTGGCCACGTTGACTTCACCATTGAAGTAGAGCGTTCGCTGCGCGTACTCGACGGCGCGGTCGTTGTGTTCTGCGGTACCTCCGGCGTTGAACCTCAGTCCGAAACCGTATGGCGTCAGGCCAACAAATACGGCGTTCCACGTGTTGTTTACGTGAACAAGATGGACCGTGCCGGTGCAAACTTCCTGCGCGTCGTAGGTCAGATCAAGAACCGTCTGGGTCACACCCCGGTTCCTGTTCAGCTGGCCATCGGTTCGGAAGATAACTTCCAGGGTCAGGTCGACCTGATCAAGATGAAGGCTATCTACTGGAACGACGACGACAAAGGCACCACCTATCGCGAGGAAGAAATTCCTGCCGATATGCTGGAGCTGGCTGAAGAGTGGCGCTCCAACATGGTTGAGGCGGCTGCCGAGGCCAGCGAAGAGCTGATGAACAAGTACCTGGAAGGCGAAGAGCTGACCGTCGAAGAGATCAAAGCCGGTCTGCGCGCGCGCACCCTGGCCAGCGAAATCGTACCGGCCGTCTGCGGTTCGTCGTTCAAGAACAAGGGCGTTCCCCTGGTTCTCGACGCCGTCATCGACTACCTGCCTGCTCCGACCGAGATTCCTGCAATCCAGGGTATCAACCCGGACGACAAGGATCTGGACAAAGACGATCCGGCTGTTCGTAAAGACGAGCGTCACGCTGACGACGACGAGCCGTTCTCGGCTCTGGCGTTCAAGATCGCGACTGACCCGTTCGTGGGTACTCTTACCTTCGTTCGCGTCTACTCGGGTGTTCTGACCTCCGGTGACTCCGTCATCAACTCGGTCAAGGGCAAGAAAGAGCGCGTTGGTCGTATGGTGCAGATGCACGCCAACCAGCGTGAAGAGATCAAGGAAGTGCGCGCTGGCGACATCGCGGCCCTGATCGGCATGAAGGACGTGACCACAGGCGAAACCCTGTGCAACGCCGACAAGCCAATCATCCTTGAGCGTATGGACTTCCCTGAGCCGGTTATTTCGCTCTCCGTAGAGCCGAAAACCAAGGCTGACCAGGAGAAGATGGGTATCGCTCTGGGCAAACTGGCCCAGGAAGACCCGTCGTTCCGCGTCAAGACCGACGAAGAGACTGGTCAGACCATCATCTCGGGCATGGGTGAGCTGCACCTGGACATCCTCGTTGACCGCATGAAGCGCGAGTTCAACGTCGAAGCCAACATCGGTAAGCCTCAGGTTTCGTACCGCGAGAAGATCACCAAGTCCAACGTCGAGATCGAAGGCAAGTTCGTTCGTCAGTCGGGCGGTCGTGGTCAGTTCGGTCACTGCTGGATCCGTTTCTCGGAGCCGGACGTCGACGAGAAGGGCAATATCACCGAAGGTCTGGTCTTCACCAACGAAGTCGTTGGTGGTGTGATTCCTAAGGAATTCATCGCCCCGATCCAGAAGGGTATCGAAGAGCAGATGAAAAACGGCGTTGTTGCCGGCTATCCGCTGCTCGGCCTGAAGGCCACGGTATTCGACGGTTCGTACCACGACGTCGACTCCAACGAAATGGCGTTCAAAATCGCTGCTTCGATGGCGACCAAGCAACTGGCCCAGAAGGGCGGTGGCGTGGTGCTTGAGCCGATCATGAAGGTCGAAGTTGTAACCCCGGAAGACTACCTGGGTGACGTGATGGGTGACCTGAGCCGTCGTCGCGGGATGATCCAGGGTAATGAAGACTCGGTGTCCGGCAAGGTAATCACTGCTGAGGTACCGCTCGGAGAAATGTTCGGTTATGCGACCGACGTTCGTTCCATGTCTCAGGGTCGCGCAAGCTACTCCATGGAATTCTCCAAATACGCCGAAGCTCCGTCGAACATCGTCGAAGCACTCGTTAAAAAACAAGGCTAA
- the tuf gene encoding elongation factor Tu, which translates to MAKEKFDRSLPHVNVGTIGHVDHGKTTLTAALTRVCSEVFGSAVVEFDKIDSAPEEKARGITINTAHVEYNSNIRHYAHVDCPGHADYVKNMITGAAQMDGAILVCSAADGPMPQTREHILLSRQVGVPYIVVFLNKADLVDDAELLELVEMEVRDLLSTYDFPGDDTPIIIGSARMALEGKDDNEMGTSAVKKLVETLDSYIPEPERAIDKPFLMPIEDVFSISGRGTVVTGRIERGIVRVQDPLEIVGLRDTTTTTCTGVEMFRKLLDEGRAGENCGVLLRGTKRDDVERGQVLVKPGSVKPHTKFTAEVYVLSKEEGGRHTPFFKGYRPQFYFRTTDVTGNCELPEGVEMVMPGDNIQMTVTLIKTIAMEDGLRFAIREGGRTVGAGVVAKIIE; encoded by the coding sequence GTGGCTAAAGAAAAATTTGATCGTTCCCTTCCCCACGTTAACGTCGGCACCATCGGCCACGTTGACCACGGTAAGACCACTCTGACCGCAGCTCTGACTCGCGTCTGCTCCGAAGTTTTCGGTTCGGCAGTCGTTGAGTTCGACAAGATCGACTCGGCTCCGGAAGAAAAAGCGCGCGGTATCACCATCAACACCGCTCACGTCGAGTACAACTCGAACATTCGTCACTACGCTCACGTCGACTGCCCAGGTCACGCTGACTACGTGAAGAACATGATCACCGGTGCTGCCCAGATGGACGGCGCGATCCTGGTTTGCTCGGCCGCCGATGGTCCGATGCCACAAACCCGTGAGCACATCCTGCTGTCCCGTCAGGTTGGCGTTCCGTACATCGTGGTCTTCCTGAACAAGGCTGACCTGGTAGACGACGCTGAGCTGCTGGAACTGGTCGAGATGGAAGTTCGTGACCTGCTGTCCACCTACGACTTCCCAGGCGACGACACCCCGATCATCATCGGTTCGGCTCGTATGGCGCTGGAAGGCAAAGACGACAACGAAATGGGCACCAGCGCTGTCAAGAAGCTGGTTGAAACTCTGGACAGCTACATCCCAGAGCCAGAGCGTGCTATCGACAAGCCGTTCCTGATGCCAATCGAAGACGTATTCTCGATCTCGGGTCGTGGTACCGTTGTTACCGGCCGTATCGAGCGTGGTATCGTCCGCGTTCAAGATCCGCTGGAAATCGTTGGTCTGCGTGACACCACCACCACCACCTGCACCGGTGTTGAGATGTTCCGCAAGCTGCTGGACGAAGGTCGTGCTGGCGAGAACTGCGGCGTTCTGCTGCGTGGTACCAAGCGTGACGACGTTGAGCGTGGCCAGGTTCTGGTCAAGCCAGGTTCGGTCAAGCCGCACACCAAGTTCACCGCAGAAGTCTACGTCCTGTCGAAGGAAGAAGGCGGCCGTCACACTCCGTTCTTCAAAGGCTACCGTCCTCAGTTCTACTTCCGTACCACTGACGTGACCGGTAACTGCGAACTGCCGGAAGGCGTTGAAATGGTAATGCCAGGTGACAACATTCAGATGACTGTCACTCTGATCAAGACCATCGCAATGGAAGACGGTCTGCGCTTCGCTATCCGTGAAGGCGGTCGTACCGTCGGCGCCGGCGTCGTAGCCAAAATCATCGAGTAA
- the rpsJ gene encoding 30S ribosomal protein S10 yields the protein MQNQQIRIRLKAFDHRLIDQSTQEIVETAKRTGAQVRGPIPLPTRKERFTVLVSPHVNKDARDQYEIRTHKRVLDIVQPTDKTVDALMKLDLAAGVEVQISLG from the coding sequence ATGCAAAATCAGCAAATCCGTATCAGGTTGAAGGCTTTCGACCATCGCCTGATCGACCAATCCACCCAGGAAATCGTGGAAACCGCGAAACGTACTGGTGCACAAGTGCGTGGTCCAATTCCACTGCCTACCCGCAAAGAGCGTTTCACCGTTCTGGTCTCCCCGCACGTCAACAAAGACGCGCGTGACCAGTACGAGATTCGCACTCATAAGCGTGTTCTGGACATCGTCCAGCCAACGGATAAAACCGTTGACGCGCTGATGAAGCTTGATCTCGCGGCAGGTGTGGAAGTGCAGATCAGCCTCGGCTAA
- the rplC gene encoding 50S ribosomal protein L3, translating to MTIGVVGRKCGMTRVFTEEGVSIPVTVIEIEPNRVTQFKTEETDGYRAVQVTVGERRASRVTAAQAGHFAKANVAAGRGVWEFRLEEGEFQAGDSIKAELFTAGQLVDVTGQSKGKGFAGTIKRWNFRGQDNTHGNSVSHRVPGSIGQCQTPGRVFKGKKMSGHMGAERVTVQSLEVVRVDAERNLLLIKGAVPGATGGDVVVRPAVKARG from the coding sequence ATGACTATTGGTGTAGTCGGTCGTAAATGCGGTATGACCCGCGTTTTCACCGAAGAAGGTGTCTCCATTCCGGTCACGGTCATTGAGATCGAGCCGAATCGCGTCACCCAGTTCAAGACTGAAGAAACCGATGGCTACCGTGCAGTGCAAGTCACTGTCGGCGAGCGTCGTGCTTCGCGTGTGACTGCTGCTCAAGCAGGTCACTTCGCTAAAGCGAACGTTGCCGCTGGTCGCGGTGTCTGGGAGTTCCGCCTTGAAGAAGGCGAGTTCCAGGCTGGCGACTCGATCAAAGCTGAACTCTTCACTGCAGGCCAGCTGGTAGACGTTACTGGTCAGTCCAAAGGTAAAGGCTTCGCCGGTACCATCAAGCGCTGGAACTTCCGTGGTCAGGACAACACCCACGGTAACTCCGTGTCGCACCGCGTCCCAGGCTCCATCGGCCAGTGCCAGACTCCTGGTCGTGTGTTCAAGGGCAAGAAAATGTCCGGTCACATGGGCGCCGAGCGCGTGACTGTTCAGTCCCTGGAAGTAGTACGCGTAGACGCTGAACGCAACCTGCTGCTGATCAAGGGTGCCGTACCTGGCGCTACTGGCGGCGACGTGGTTGTACGTCCGGCTGTCAAGGCTCGCGGTTAA
- the rplD gene encoding 50S ribosomal protein L4: protein MQLNVNDAQAIEVSELTFGGEFNETLVHQAVVAYMAGGRQGTKQQKTRSDVAGGGKRPWRQKGTGRARAGTTRGPIWRGGGVTFAARPQDHSQKLNKKMYRAALRSILAELVRSDRLVVVQDFAVEAPKTKDLLNKLNGMGLSDVLIVSDAVDQNLYLAARNLPHVDVRDVQGSDPVSLIAYEKVLITVSAVKKFEELLG, encoded by the coding sequence ATGCAACTTAATGTAAATGACGCTCAGGCGATCGAAGTTTCCGAACTGACTTTCGGTGGCGAATTCAACGAGACGCTGGTTCACCAAGCAGTCGTGGCCTACATGGCCGGCGGCCGTCAGGGCACCAAGCAGCAAAAGACCCGTTCCGACGTGGCTGGTGGCGGTAAGCGCCCATGGCGTCAGAAGGGTACTGGCCGTGCTCGTGCTGGTACCACTCGTGGTCCGATCTGGCGTGGCGGTGGTGTTACCTTCGCAGCTCGCCCTCAAGATCACTCGCAAAAGCTCAACAAGAAGATGTATCGCGCAGCTCTGCGCTCCATCCTCGCTGAGCTGGTGCGTAGCGACCGTCTGGTCGTGGTTCAGGACTTCGCTGTTGAAGCACCGAAAACCAAAGATCTGCTGAACAAGCTGAACGGCATGGGTCTGAGCGATGTTCTGATCGTTTCGGACGCTGTTGATCAGAACCTGTACCTGGCTGCTCGCAACCTGCCACACGTCGATGTACGTGACGTGCAAGGTTCCGACCCGGTCAGTCTGATCGCATACGAGAAAGTGTTGATCACTGTCTCGGCCGTGAAGAAATTCGAGGAGCTGCTGGGATGA
- the rplW gene encoding 50S ribosomal protein L23, producing MNQERVFKVLLGPHVSEKATVLAEKKGQFVFKVATDATKLEIKKAVEGLFNVKVENVSTVNVLGKTKRTARGLGKRNDWKKAIVSLQPGQDLDFSSSAE from the coding sequence ATGAACCAGGAACGCGTATTCAAAGTCCTCCTTGGCCCGCACGTTTCCGAGAAGGCTACCGTTCTGGCTGAGAAAAAAGGCCAGTTCGTATTCAAGGTTGCTACTGACGCAACCAAGCTGGAAATCAAGAAAGCTGTCGAAGGCCTGTTCAACGTAAAAGTTGAAAACGTGTCGACCGTTAACGTTCTGGGTAAAACCAAGCGTACCGCACGTGGTCTGGGCAAGCGTAATGACTGGAAGAAGGCAATTGTCTCCCTTCAGCCAGGCCAAGATCTCGATTTCAGCAGCAGTGCTGAGTAA
- the rplB gene encoding 50S ribosomal protein L2 codes for MAIVKCKPTSPGRRFVVKVVNKELHKGAPHAPLLEKKSKSGGRNNNGRITTRHVGGGHKQHYRLVDFRRNDKDGIPATVERIEYDPNRTAHIALLCYADGERRYIIAPKGVSAGDQLIAGSLAPIKAGNSLQLRNIPVGSTIHGIELKPGKGAQIARSAGASAQLIAREGVYVTLRLRSGEMRKVLAECRATLGEVSNSEHSLRSLGKAGAKRWRGVRPTVRGVAMNPVDHPHGGGEGRTSGGRHPVSPWGFPTKGAKTRGNKRTDNMIVRRRK; via the coding sequence ATGGCAATCGTTAAATGCAAACCGACTTCCCCTGGCCGCCGTTTCGTGGTCAAGGTGGTCAACAAGGAGCTCCACAAGGGCGCTCCTCACGCACCGCTGCTCGAGAAGAAATCGAAGTCTGGTGGTCGTAACAACAATGGCCGCATTACCACTCGTCACGTTGGTGGTGGTCATAAGCAGCATTACCGTCTGGTCGACTTCCGTCGCAACGACAAAGATGGCATCCCAGCCACTGTCGAGCGTATCGAATACGATCCAAACCGTACTGCTCACATCGCCCTGCTGTGCTATGCAGACGGTGAGCGTCGCTACATCATCGCCCCTAAAGGCGTGAGCGCTGGCGACCAGCTGATCGCAGGTTCCCTGGCCCCAATCAAGGCCGGTAACTCCCTGCAGCTGCGTAACATCCCAGTAGGTAGCACCATTCACGGCATCGAACTGAAGCCGGGTAAAGGTGCACAGATCGCTCGTTCCGCTGGTGCTTCGGCTCAGCTGATCGCTCGCGAAGGTGTCTACGTGACCCTGCGTCTGCGCTCTGGTGAAATGCGTAAAGTACTGGCTGAGTGCCGTGCGACCCTGGGCGAAGTCTCGAACTCCGAGCACAGCCTGCGTTCGCTGGGTAAAGCAGGTGCCAAACGCTGGCGCGGCGTTCGCCCAACCGTTCGTGGCGTTGCCATGAACCCGGTTGACCACCCGCATGGTGGTGGTGAAGGTCGTACCTCCGGTGGTCGTCATCCGGTATCGCCATGGGGCTTCCCAACCAAGGGTGCTAAAACCCGTGGTAATAAGCGTACCGACAACATGATCGTCCGTCGTCGCAAGTAA
- the rpsS gene encoding 30S ribosomal protein S19 encodes MPRSLKKGPFIDLHLLKKVEVAVEKNDRKPVKTWSRRSMILPQMVGLTIAVHNGRQHVPVLVNEDMVGHKLGEFAGTRTYRGHVADKKAKR; translated from the coding sequence GTGCCACGTTCTCTGAAAAAAGGTCCTTTTATCGATCTTCACCTGTTGAAGAAGGTCGAAGTGGCGGTGGAGAAGAACGATCGCAAGCCAGTTAAAACCTGGTCGCGTCGCTCGATGATCCTGCCACAAATGGTCGGTCTGACCATCGCGGTTCACAACGGTCGCCAACATGTCCCAGTTCTCGTGAACGAAGACATGGTCGGCCACAAACTGGGCGAGTTCGCCGGTACCCGCACCTATCGCGGGCACGTGGCTGACAAGAAAGCCAAGCGTTAA